The following proteins are encoded in a genomic region of Sesamum indicum cultivar Zhongzhi No. 13 linkage group LG8, S_indicum_v1.0, whole genome shotgun sequence:
- the LOC105167318 gene encoding dehydrogenase/reductase SDR family member on chromosome X-like isoform X3 codes for MEVVKVVAEGFNFICNLQFWRMSVLWTLSLVFSYLKLFSYGFLSPKSNIYSRRSPKHSTFANTAVTRPVCIITGATSGLGAAAAYALLEEGFYVVLVGRSSERLSKVISDLKSQNQDACLKGFEVNLASFESILEFKQSLQQWLQDSNLHSSVQLLINNAGILATSRRLTSEGYDEMLATNYIGAFCVTKVLLPLLENSPVPSRVVNVTSFTHWNVCCMQAGRETVSGKSFMKSKCYPYAHIYEYSKLCLLLFSYELHRKINLTTKSHHLSVVSWSSENQYHARNSIMCFADGFHSVEIFGSSSVF; via the exons ATGGAAGTAGTGAAAGTTGTAGCGGAGGGTTTTAACTTTATTTGCAATCTTCAATTCTGGAGAATGTCAGTGTTGTGGACTCTTTCTCTCGTATTTTCCTATTTAAAGTTGTTCTCCTATGGCTTCCTCTCCCCAAAATCCAATATTTACTCTCGTCGTTCACCGAAACACTCCACTTTTGCGAATACGGCTGTGACCAGACCTGTCTGCATAATAACTGGG GCGACATCTGGTTTGGGTGCTGCAGCTGCATATGCTCTTTTGGAGGAGGGTTTTTATGTTGTTCTTG TTGGAAGATCATCTGAACGCTTGTCAAAG GTTATATCTGATCTCAAGAGTCAAAACCAGGATGCTTGTCTGAAAGGTTTTGAGGTCAATTTAGCTTCATTCGAGTCAATCCTTGAGTTCAAACAGTCACTTCAGCAGTGGCTACAGGATTCAAACTTACATTCTTCAGTTCAACTCCTGATAAATAATGCTGGGATCTTGGCTACATCACGTAGATTGACTTCTGAAGGATACGATGa GATGCTGGCTACTAATTATATTGGTGCATTTTGTGTGACCAAAGTTTTACTCCCCCTTTTGGAAAACAGCCCTGTTCCCTCTCGTGTGGTCAATGTCACATCATTTACTCATTGGAATG TTTGTTGCATGCAGGCTGGCAGAGAAACTGTCTCTGGGAAGAGTTTTATGAAATCAAAATGCTACCCCTATGCGCATATTTATGAGTATTCTAAAT TATGCCTGCTACTCTTTTCATATGAGCTTCACCGAAAAATTAACCTGACAACGAAATCTCATCATCTCTCTGTTGT ATCCTGGAGCAGTGAAAACCAATATCATGCGAGAAATTCCATCATGTGTTTCGCAGATGGCTTTCATAgtgttgaaatttttgggtcttCTTCAGTCTTCTAA
- the LOC105167318 gene encoding dehydrogenase/reductase SDR family member on chromosome X-like isoform X1, which translates to MEVVKVVAEGFNFICNLQFWRMSVLWTLSLVFSYLKLFSYGFLSPKSNIYSRRSPKHSTFANTAVTRPVCIITGATSGLGAAAAYALLEEGFYVVLVGRSSERLSKVISDLKSQNQDACLKGFEVNLASFESILEFKQSLQQWLQDSNLHSSVQLLINNAGILATSRRLTSEGYDEMLATNYIGAFCVTKVLLPLLENSPVPSRVVNVTSFTHWNVCCMQAGRETVSGKSFMKSKCYPYAHIYEYSKLCLLLFSYELHRKINLTTKSHHLSVVAADPGAVKTNIMREIPSCVSQMAFIVLKFLGLLQSSKTGVCSILDAALAPPGVSGVYFFGGNGRSLNSSPLSYDADLAKELWVTSCNLFQESQLAS; encoded by the exons ATGGAAGTAGTGAAAGTTGTAGCGGAGGGTTTTAACTTTATTTGCAATCTTCAATTCTGGAGAATGTCAGTGTTGTGGACTCTTTCTCTCGTATTTTCCTATTTAAAGTTGTTCTCCTATGGCTTCCTCTCCCCAAAATCCAATATTTACTCTCGTCGTTCACCGAAACACTCCACTTTTGCGAATACGGCTGTGACCAGACCTGTCTGCATAATAACTGGG GCGACATCTGGTTTGGGTGCTGCAGCTGCATATGCTCTTTTGGAGGAGGGTTTTTATGTTGTTCTTG TTGGAAGATCATCTGAACGCTTGTCAAAG GTTATATCTGATCTCAAGAGTCAAAACCAGGATGCTTGTCTGAAAGGTTTTGAGGTCAATTTAGCTTCATTCGAGTCAATCCTTGAGTTCAAACAGTCACTTCAGCAGTGGCTACAGGATTCAAACTTACATTCTTCAGTTCAACTCCTGATAAATAATGCTGGGATCTTGGCTACATCACGTAGATTGACTTCTGAAGGATACGATGa GATGCTGGCTACTAATTATATTGGTGCATTTTGTGTGACCAAAGTTTTACTCCCCCTTTTGGAAAACAGCCCTGTTCCCTCTCGTGTGGTCAATGTCACATCATTTACTCATTGGAATG TTTGTTGCATGCAGGCTGGCAGAGAAACTGTCTCTGGGAAGAGTTTTATGAAATCAAAATGCTACCCCTATGCGCATATTTATGAGTATTCTAAAT TATGCCTGCTACTCTTTTCATATGAGCTTCACCGAAAAATTAACCTGACAACGAAATCTCATCATCTCTCTGTTGT tgCCGCAGATCCTGGAGCAGTGAAAACCAATATCATGCGAGAAATTCCATCATGTGTTTCGCAGATGGCTTTCATAgtgttgaaatttttgggtcttCTTCAGTCTTCTAAAACTGGTGTGTGCTCTATTCTTGATGCGGCACTTGCCCCTCCA GGAGTATCAGGAGTATACTTTTTTGGAGGAAATGGTAGAAGTCTGAACTCTTCTCCGCTTTCTTATGATGCCGATCTTGCTAAGGAACTTTGGGTTACTTCCTGCAATTTGTTCCAAGAATCGCAGCTGGCTTCCTGA
- the LOC105167318 gene encoding dehydrogenase/reductase SDR family member on chromosome X-like isoform X2 yields the protein MLFWRRVFMLFLVSCISLALARNSTKMHIENDNSCGFSIGRSSERLSKVISDLKSQNQDACLKGFEVNLASFESILEFKQSLQQWLQDSNLHSSVQLLINNAGILATSRRLTSEGYDEMLATNYIGAFCVTKVLLPLLENSPVPSRVVNVTSFTHWNVCCMQAGRETVSGKSFMKSKCYPYAHIYEYSKLCLLLFSYELHRKINLTTKSHHLSVVAADPGAVKTNIMREIPSCVSQMAFIVLKFLGLLQSSKTGVCSILDAALAPPGVSGVYFFGGNGRSLNSSPLSYDADLAKELWVTSCNLFQESQLAS from the exons ATGCTCTTTTGGAGGAGGGTTTTTATGTTGTTCTTGGTATCCTGTATTTCTCTTGCCCTTGCGAGAAATTCTACTAAGATGCATATTGAAAATGACAACTCGTGTGGTTTTTCAA TTGGAAGATCATCTGAACGCTTGTCAAAG GTTATATCTGATCTCAAGAGTCAAAACCAGGATGCTTGTCTGAAAGGTTTTGAGGTCAATTTAGCTTCATTCGAGTCAATCCTTGAGTTCAAACAGTCACTTCAGCAGTGGCTACAGGATTCAAACTTACATTCTTCAGTTCAACTCCTGATAAATAATGCTGGGATCTTGGCTACATCACGTAGATTGACTTCTGAAGGATACGATGa GATGCTGGCTACTAATTATATTGGTGCATTTTGTGTGACCAAAGTTTTACTCCCCCTTTTGGAAAACAGCCCTGTTCCCTCTCGTGTGGTCAATGTCACATCATTTACTCATTGGAATG TTTGTTGCATGCAGGCTGGCAGAGAAACTGTCTCTGGGAAGAGTTTTATGAAATCAAAATGCTACCCCTATGCGCATATTTATGAGTATTCTAAAT TATGCCTGCTACTCTTTTCATATGAGCTTCACCGAAAAATTAACCTGACAACGAAATCTCATCATCTCTCTGTTGT tgCCGCAGATCCTGGAGCAGTGAAAACCAATATCATGCGAGAAATTCCATCATGTGTTTCGCAGATGGCTTTCATAgtgttgaaatttttgggtcttCTTCAGTCTTCTAAAACTGGTGTGTGCTCTATTCTTGATGCGGCACTTGCCCCTCCA GGAGTATCAGGAGTATACTTTTTTGGAGGAAATGGTAGAAGTCTGAACTCTTCTCCGCTTTCTTATGATGCCGATCTTGCTAAGGAACTTTGGGTTACTTCCTGCAATTTGTTCCAAGAATCGCAGCTGGCTTCCTGA
- the LOC105167550 gene encoding PLASMODESMATA CALLOSE-BINDING PROTEIN 3-like — MAARILQQTLISLLCVFYISGISSAGKVSSGAITESQRLAYQDNEVFSSSTITTQKDVVPVVNPTTPGTTPIVNPPATTTSLTTTAPASSGGSWCIASPTASQTALQVALDYACGYGGADCSAIQPNAVCSEPNTVRDHASYAFNNYYHKNPIPTSCVFGGTAQLTNTDPSHGSCRYASSTSTPTTTPTTMPTTPTPTTPMPTTPTPTTPTPPSTITPIIPYTPLGGNGVGHEPTDNDYATEPSSAEMTSSNLLLLIIMNCLMLFLAMASCI; from the exons ATGGCTGCTAGAATACTTCAGCAAACACTCATTTCTCTCCTCTGTGTTTTCTATATCTCAG GCATAAGCAGTGCAGGAAAAGTATCCTCAGGAGCCATCACTGAGAGCCAAAGACTGGCCTATCAAGACAATGAAGTTTTTTCATCTTCAACGATTACTACCCAGAAAGATGTAGTTCCTGTTGTCAATCCAACAACACCAGGCACAACTCCTATAGTAAATCCACCAGCAACAACCACCAGTCTAACCACAACTGCTCCTGCATCATCCGGTGGCTCGTGGTGCATTGCCAGTCCCACTGCCTCACAGACCGCTCTCCAGGTAGCTCTTGACTATGCGTGTGGCTATGGAGGAGCAGACTGTTCGGCCATACAGCCGAATGCAGTTTGCTCTGAACCAAATACAGTTCGAGACCACGCCTCTTATGCTTTCAACAACTACTACCACAAGAACCCCATTCCGACAAGCTGTGTTTTTGGAGGAACGGCTCAGCTTACAAACACGGACCCAA GTCATGGGAGCTGTCGTTATGCATCATCAACCAGCACTCCCACGACAACACCTACAACAATGCCCACAACTCCAACACCCACAACCCCAATGCCCACAACCCCAACGCCCACAACCCCAACGCCACCAAG CACGATTACACCCATCATCCCCTACACGCCTTTAGGAGGAAATGGCGTTGGACATGAACCAACAGACAACGATTATGCCACTGAACCCAGTTCAGCAGAGATGACATCAAGCAACCTGCTTCTGCTCATCATTATGAACTGCCTAATGCTGTTTCTTGCCATGGCTAGTTGTATCTAA